The following are encoded together in the Gouania willdenowi chromosome 14, fGouWil2.1, whole genome shotgun sequence genome:
- the mpzl2b gene encoding myelin protein zero-like protein 2b, which translates to MSSPVFLIWPLLLLGGLVIPGVRHVMAIEIKTPGEVEAVNGTDVKLKCTFTSTHELSSQSVTVSWNFRPLDSKHEESVFYFQETPYPPQHGRFKGHAVWSGDVSRGDASITLHEVPPNFNGTFICQVRNRPDVHGQNGEIFLKVVNKSSLSDISLLAAIVGGACGVILLIFGIFLGVRFCRARRMEHDFEMQPSESESKRKDPTVCAPEEAVHLRLVKKKKESVSSDDEESEASSGDDEEEDDGEEEDDDDDDDDDDDDDDFGDDDGGGDD; encoded by the exons GGGTGCGACACGTGATGGCGATAGAGATTAAAACCCCAGGTGAGGTGGAGGCGGTCAATGGGACCGATGTGAAGCTAAAGTGCACCTTCACCTCCACTCACGAACTGTCATCTCAGTCCGTCACCGTGTCCTGGAACTTTCGCCCTCTTGATTCAAAACATGAAGAGTCG GTATTTTACTTCCAAGAGACGCCATATCCTCCCCAGCATGGGCGTTTCAAAGGCCATGCCGTATGGTCAGGAGACGTATCGAGAGGTGACGCTTCTATTACCCTCCATGAGGTGCCTCCGAACTTCAACGGTACCTTCATCTGTCAGGTGCGCAACCGTCCGGACGTGCATGGCCAAAATGGAGAGATTTTCCTCAAAGTCGTCAACAAAT CGTCCCTCTCTGATATTAGTCTACTGGCAGCTATAGTTGGGGGTGCCTGTGGAGTGATCCTGCTCATCTTTGGTATCTTTCTCGGGGTGAGATTCTGCCGAGCAAGACGAATGGAACACGACTTTGAAATGCAGCCGTCAGAGTCTGAGAGCAAGCGGAAGGATCCGACCGTGTG TGCACCTGAAGAGGCAGTTCATCTGAGACtggtaaagaagaaaaaagaatctGTAAGTTCGGATGATGAAGAGTCCGAGGCCAGCAGTGGAGAcgatgaggaggaggatgatggtGAAGAAGAGgatgacgacgacgacgacgatgatgatgatgatgatgatgattttggTGATGATGACGGCGGCGGCGATGATTGA